From Serratia fonticola:
AGCGGGCCCCAGTTTGCCAACTGGTAATAGCCATCGTTATTACGCTTCCCCTGCTGCACAAACTGCAACTCCAGGCCCAGGCCTGGCAAAGCTTTGAGTACATCCTGCAACGTACGGCGCGGCCAACCGGTCAGTTCCATCAGGCGCGGAACGTTAGGGCGTTCATTGCTGCTGATCAGCCAACACAGATAAAGACGACGAGCAAATACCGGGTTAATTTCCATGCTTAACTCCTGCTGAGGAAAACGTCCTGATTATTTCACCGTAACGCCATAAAATCGCCATAATGACGCGTTTCGTGGTGATGCAATGTGTAACTGTTGATTTCTACTACTGTTATTTACATTATCTCCTTTTTTTCTCCACGCTTTATCTGCGCTTGACGAGTAAAGTGCAGTAGCACCTTTGGGTACAATCAAATCCTGCAACTGCCCGGCCACCAGTCAGCGCCAGGCGTAAGCATAACTGATGCAGTCAAAAATAGAATAAGTCACAACGAGGTTCATGCCGCATGGCCAATTTTTTTATTGATCGCCCGATTTTTGCCTGGGTTCTGGCAATTATTCTTTGCCTGACGGGGACGTTGGCGATTTTTTCTCTGCCTGTCGAACAATATCCGAACCTCGCTCCGCCAAACGTGCGTATCAGCGCCTCCTATCCTGGGGCATCGGCACAGACGCTGGAAAATACCGTTACCCAGATTATCGAACAGAACATGACCGGCCTCGACAACATGATGTATATGTCGTCCCAGAGCACCAATACAGGCCAGGCCTCGGTTACGCTGACCTTTGATGCCGGCACCGATCCCAACGAGGCAATGCAACAAGTACAAAACAAGCTGCAGGCCGCCATCAAGCGGTTGCCACAGGCGGTACAGCAACAAGGCGTAACGGTGTCAAAATCGGGCGATACCACGCTGATGATGGTGGCCTTTGTCTCCAACGATGGCAGCATGGATAAGCAGGACATCGCGGACTACATCGTCTCCAACCTGCAAGACCCCCTCAGCCGTATTAACGGCGTAGGCAGCATGGACGTTTACGGTTCACAATACGCCATGCGTATCTGGCTGGATCCGAACAAGCTCACCAGCTACCAGCTCACCACTCAGGATGTAGTCAACGCCATCAGTTCACAGAACACTCAGGTGGCGGTGGGCCAGCTAGGCGGCTCCCCTTCCGTGGATCAGCAGGCGCTAAACGCCACCATCAATGCTCAATCCCAGCTGCAAACACCGGAGCAGTTCCGTCAGATCACGCTGCGCGTCAATCGGGACGGCTCGCTGGTCACCCTGGGTGACGTTGCCACGGTGGAATTGGGCGGGGAAAACTATAACTACCTCAGCCGTTACAACGGCCTGCAGGCCGCCGGGATGAACATCAAGCTGGCCTCCGGTGCCAACGAATTGCAAACCGACCAGTTGGTGAAAGCCAAGATCGCCGAGCTTTCACAATATTTCCCGCACGGGCTAGAAGCCAAGATTGCCTATGAGACGACGCCGTTCGTGCAGGCTTCGATCCATGACGTGGTAAAAACCCTGCTGGAAGCTATTTTGCTGGTGTTTTTAGTCATGTACCTGTTCTTGCAGAACTTTCGCGCCACGTTAATCCCCACTATCGCCGTTCCGGTGGTGCTGTTGGGCACCTTTGCCATCCTTTCGGCCTTCGGCTACAGCATTAACACCCTGACGATGTTTGCCATGGTGCTGGCGATCGGCCTACTGGTGGACGACGCCATCGTGGTGGTGGAAAACGTGGAGCGCGTGATGAGCGAGGAAGGTCTCTCACCCAGGGACGCCACCCGTAAATCCATGGGGCAGATCCAGGGTGCGCTGGTGGGGATTGCCATGGTGCTTTCAGCGGTATTTATTCCCATGGCCTTCTTCGGCGGCACCACCGGGGCCATTTATCGCCAGTTCTCGATCACTATCGTTTCCGCAATGGTGCTTTCGGTGCTGGTCGCCATGATCCTCACCCCGGCCCTGTGCGCCACTATTCTCCAGCCGATCGCCAAAGGCCATCATCACGGCAAGCGCGGTTTCTTCGGCTGGTTTAACCGCATGTTTAACCGCAACACCGAACGCTATGAACGTGGGGTAGCGCGCGTATTGCATCACAGTGTCCGCTACATGGTGATCTACCTGTTGTTGTTGGCCGGTATGGCAGTACTGTTTATCAAACTGCCAACCTCGTTCCTGCCGCAAGAAGACCGTGGTGTATTCACCGTGCAGGTGCAGTTGCCTGCAGGCTCCACACTGCAGCAAACCACCAAGGTGGTGGAAAAGGTCGAGCACTACTTCCTGACCGAAGAGAAAGCCGACGTGCTGTCGGTGTTCTCCACCATCGGTGCCGGGCCAGGCGGCAACGGCCAGAACGTCGCGCGGCTGTTCTTGCGCCTGAAGGACTGGGATCTGCGCAGTTCGGGTGCCAATAGTTCGTTTGATATCATCGAGCGTGCCACCAAGGCCTTTAGCAATATCAACGAAGCGCGCGTGATCGCCAGCAGCCCGCCAGCGATCACCGGGCTGGGGAATTCTTCGGGCTTCGATATGCAGTTGGAAGACCACGCCGGGCTGGGGCATGACAAACTGATGGAGGCTCGCAATCAATTACTGCAGCTGGCTGGGCAAAACCCTCAGCTATCGCGTGTGCGCCATAATGGCCTTGATGACAGCCCGCAATTGCAGATCGATATCGACCAACGCAAGGCACAGGCGTTGGGCGTGTCGATCGACGATATCAACAGCACCTTGTCAACCGCCTGGGGCTCCACCTACGTCAACGACTTTTTAGACCGTGGGCGAGTGAAGAAAGTGTACGTCCAGGCCGGAGCGCCCTTCCGCATGCTGCCAGAGGACATCAACAAGTGGTATGTGCGTAACAACAGCGGCGGGATGGTGCCCTTCTCCGCCTTTGCTACCTCCCATTGGGAATATGGTTCACCGCGTCTGGAACG
This genomic window contains:
- a CDS encoding winged helix-turn-helix domain-containing protein — encoded protein: MEINPVFARRLYLCWLISSNERPNVPRLMELTGWPRRTLQDVLKALPGLGLELQFVQQGKRNNDGYYQLANWGPLSQSWINQHHEMLLAAIG
- the acrD gene encoding multidrug efflux RND transporter permease AcrD is translated as MANFFIDRPIFAWVLAIILCLTGTLAIFSLPVEQYPNLAPPNVRISASYPGASAQTLENTVTQIIEQNMTGLDNMMYMSSQSTNTGQASVTLTFDAGTDPNEAMQQVQNKLQAAIKRLPQAVQQQGVTVSKSGDTTLMMVAFVSNDGSMDKQDIADYIVSNLQDPLSRINGVGSMDVYGSQYAMRIWLDPNKLTSYQLTTQDVVNAISSQNTQVAVGQLGGSPSVDQQALNATINAQSQLQTPEQFRQITLRVNRDGSLVTLGDVATVELGGENYNYLSRYNGLQAAGMNIKLASGANELQTDQLVKAKIAELSQYFPHGLEAKIAYETTPFVQASIHDVVKTLLEAILLVFLVMYLFLQNFRATLIPTIAVPVVLLGTFAILSAFGYSINTLTMFAMVLAIGLLVDDAIVVVENVERVMSEEGLSPRDATRKSMGQIQGALVGIAMVLSAVFIPMAFFGGTTGAIYRQFSITIVSAMVLSVLVAMILTPALCATILQPIAKGHHHGKRGFFGWFNRMFNRNTERYERGVARVLHHSVRYMVIYLLLLAGMAVLFIKLPTSFLPQEDRGVFTVQVQLPAGSTLQQTTKVVEKVEHYFLTEEKADVLSVFSTIGAGPGGNGQNVARLFLRLKDWDLRSSGANSSFDIIERATKAFSNINEARVIASSPPAITGLGNSSGFDMQLEDHAGLGHDKLMEARNQLLQLAGQNPQLSRVRHNGLDDSPQLQIDIDQRKAQALGVSIDDINSTLSTAWGSTYVNDFLDRGRVKKVYVQAGAPFRMLPEDINKWYVRNNSGGMVPFSAFATSHWEYGSPRLERYNGNSTVEIVGEAAPGVSTGTAMDEMEKLVSQLPTGFGLEWTAMSYQERLSGSQAPALYAISLLVVFLCLAALYESWSIPFSVMLVVPLGVIGAVTATWLRGLENDVYFQVGLLTIIGLSAKNAILIVEFANELNNKGQDLLEATLEASRLRLRPILMTSLAFIFGVLPMAISSGAGSGSQHAVGTGVMGGMISATVLAIFFVPLFFVLVRRRFPGKAQPHHHDSQ